ACATAGAGAACAACACATTACCCAACAGATGCACAGTGCCAACTCCACTCATTCTCAGGTGTTCATCTCAGTAACCCACAATTTATGTATTTAGTTGTTTGGTCTCCTGCTGTTTTCACTGTTGGAGTTTCCAGAAGTACAAAGCCTCTATCGTTTGGCACTCAGAGAAGGCACGTCTTGGGAGGATTTTATTTCAGACTTTATGGAGCAGCACACTTGCAGAGATCACTGGTAGGCCGATATAATAGCTTTATAGTACTGCCATAAAGTTCACATACATACTAATCCATCTACTGATAACGCCAGGATAGGGTTCGCAATGCATGGAATGCAATGCAGCCAAAGCATGTTCACGGTTAaatagcttgtgtgtgtgtgtgcgtgtgtgtgtcccgcgTCGCGTCCCGCCTCACCATGAGTGACGTCACATATTTAAGGAGTCATGGACACAGGCGGGTCAGACTCCGGTGTTACTTTTCCAGCGGACACATCCTCGCCGGACGTGCGCTTATAGAAAGGTACAGTGTTTTTATTATCGGCCGAAACATTTTCCTCTGGAAGGAAGAGGGAATTAAAGCATCTGCAGGCGGCTTTATGCTTTGGCAAAAGATCTTTCGGAGATTTTCGGAGAAAAGTTCGGAGTTCGAGCGCCTTCGTTTCAGAAGGAgtctgctcttttgtctttgtaagAAGTTAATTGCCCATTTGCAAGCGGTTAATTAAGCGTATAAACTACAGCATACTGGGTGTGGCTGTTATTAAACAGAGTAGTTGTAACTTCTGTGGCAAGACTGATTTGCAGGCTTCCGTTCCCGACCGTTTGTGCACTGATGGGAATTTCCTTCAGTGAGAAAATCGGTGCGCGTTTTATATGTGTGGAATTAGGTATTGCTGTtgtgaaactttttttaaacctttttttccctcattttaTTCTATATCCCCCTTGCCCGTAGCCTTCTATTTTATAGTGTAAAATTAAATTGCAAATTGTAAAGTTAGAACATGCCACTTTTCTTGCACTTTTGTTATTTGGCttgttgtctctttgtcttactgtccaatgttatgtacagtgcatccggaaagtattcacagcgcttcactttttccacattttgttatgttaaattcattattttcctcaacattctacacacaacaacccatcatgacaaagtgaaaactgttttttgcaaatgtttgcaaatctgttaaaaataaagaacaaaaacataacatgtattcacagcctttgccatgacactcaaaatttagctcaggtgcatcctgtttccactgatcatccttgagatgtttctacagctccaaagcgctctggacctcagactggggcgacggttcatcttccaacaggacaacgacacaaagcacacagccaagataacaaaggagtggcttcgggacaactctgtgaatgtccttgagtggcccagccagagccctgacttaaacccaattgaacatctctggagagatctgaaaatagctgtgcaccgacgctgcccatccaacctgatggaacttgagaggttctgcaaagaagaatgggagaaactgcccagaaataggtgtgccacggtTGTGGAATCATatccaagaagacttgaggctgtaattgctgccaaaggtgcttcaacaaagtattgagcaaaggctgtgaatacttatgtacatgttatgttttcgttctttatttttaacagatttgcaaaaaacagttttcactttgtcattatggattgttgtgtgtagaatgttgaggaaaataatgaatttaatccattttggaataaggctggaacataacaaaatgtggaaaaagtgaagcgctgtcaatactttccggatgcactgtaacaACTGAAATTGCTTGTATGTGTAATGTATTTTGGCAATGAATGTTCCTGATTACTGATTCCTCAATGTTTATGGCTCACATAGGGTTGGGTGAAGTACCGATAGTAGTTGAGACCATTGACCACtaattattatttacatttttaaggaTGCACTGGTTAACTTtttatgaaaaatatgaagaaaaacattAATCTCATGTATATTAAGGAAGGTTGATGTACTCAggttatgtattttttaaacctttttcttttttacagctgCAAGACGACGATGATGGAGCTGATGACTGCTGCCCCTTTCTATCACCTCAACACATCAGACGCCACCGGAAGAAACATCTCTTTGTATGAAGACGACGACGAGTATGACTATAAGGACGAGCATGCTGAGCTGAGACAGTCTCTCAACATCATGTCTCTCATTGTTTACTGCCTGGCCTTTGTTCTTGGTGTGCTCGGCAACGGTGTGGTTATCTGGGTGACCGGCTTCAAGATGAAGAAAACAGTTAACACGGTTTGGTTCCTCAACCTCGCTGTGGCCGACTTCCTCTTCACAGCGTTTCTGCCCCTGAGTGTCACCTACACAGCTCTGGATTTCCACTGGCCTTTTGGCAAATTCATGTGCAAACTGAACACCACTATAAGCTTTCTGAACTTGTATGCCAGTGTCTACATTCTGGTGGTGATCAGTGTGgacagatgtgtgtctgtggtgtgGCCCGTCTGGGCCCAGAACTACCGAAGTGTACGCAAGGCGTCCTTTGTGAGTCTGGGGGTTTGGGTCGTGGCTCTGATACTCAGCACTCCCTACTTCATCTTCAGGGACACTGGGCCATCTTATAACGATAACGATGTCATCAACTGCTTCAACAACTTTGCACTTTCTGACGACTACGAGAACGAGTCTGTGATTCAGCTGCGACTGTTTCGTCATAAGGCCATGACCATCACCCGCTTCCTCCTGGGATTTGTTGTCCCCTTCACTGTCATTGTCTCCTGTTATGCTGTCATAATCCATCACATCAGAAGAAACCGCACCCTGGCCAGCCACTCAAGACGCTCCTTCAAGATCATCGCTGCTGTTATCACTGCTTTCTTCCTGTGCTGGGCTCCTTATCACATTATGGTTTTAATAGAGTTGGTTAATCATATGGAGGATCATGCAAGTGAAATATTAGGCCATGTCATCACTATTGGAGTCCCTATAGCAACCAGCCTGGCCTTTCTCAACAGCTGCCTGAACCCACTGCTGTATGTGTTTATGGGACAAGATTTCAAGGACAAAGTCCGCAAATCCATCTTGAATGTTTTGGAGACTGCCTTCCAGGAGGAGGTTTCTCGCTCCTATACCTACACAAACTCAATGGTTACAAGTCGGAGCAAAGAAAAGTCTGTTTCTGATGCCGAGGTGTAAGGTTTTCCATGAAAAAGCAAATACTGTAACTGTAAATACTAAATGTAACTGTATATAACAAATAACAAAGcttctgttgctgttgtttttaaccTCAAGGGTATAAGCATTATCTGAAGCATTATCTTTCTTCTGGTAGAGCAGACAAACGTATTGTAAACTTCTAGATTCATGTGTAATGCATTTGTGTTATAGGGCATTGTTAATTAATGAAaaggttattttttaaatcaatgttaATAATGCGTATTCACGTAGAACTTTACAATGGTAAATAGAAATTTAATAATGGCCATGCATGAATAAACACATGAAGACAACTTTACCCATATTAGATAACCTATAGAGTAGAATACCTCTTCATTTCACAGTCACAGCTATTTGACTCACAGCTGGATTATCTTCTACCATTCTTTATGGTTTAATTTGTGCAACAGAGACAACCAGTATCTTTCATTTACTCTTATATTCTTTATAAAACTGTATGCTTTTCATCTGTTGCATATACCCCAGATGTTGTTTAGTACATGATGTACTAATCCAGATTTTGTTTAGTACATGATGTACTAATCCAGACATCTATTTTATATAGGCCGCAATTGCAGACTATATTAAAAACCTAAAAGCATATTTCGTCAATAATAATAAGACTAGTTCGACACAATGCATTTCCTGCCATAGAAGATATCAAATTGTAAAGTAAAGAGATGTAATGAAGGATCTACTATTCAAAATAGTGATGAGGGACAACTGTATGAACAGGCTCTTAGCAAATCAATTTAGTAACTCGCCGCTTACTACTGATCCTatcatgttcatttttttaatcaggcACATGACCACAAAGATCATCTTGGCTAAAAATGTCACTACCTTGTCACTTATTTAGTCCAGTAATTTTCCGTGTAGTTTCACCCTGTAACATCTATTTCCTATGTCTCCTGCCATTTGACAACCATATCTGATCCAACTGACTTCTGATTGCTAAATGTTTACTGCACGCTTTGATAACATGTGTTTTACTCAGCATCAGAACCTGCTGATTTAAGCCTAATAAATATCTATAAGGACTCCTGGTTTCTCTCTTCACTCTTGGTGTAATCTATTGATCATCGTTGGTTACTTTTAGGGAGAGATACTATGTGTTCGATATATTTTGAGGCTATTCTGATCATTGATTTATCTGCCAGTTTTGTACTTAAAAAGCTCTCGGTAAAATGTCtaagttttaaatgttttgaccTTAGTGGCCAACTGCAAAGAGTCTTTCAAATGgtgatgatgatcatgatgtTATTGTTCTTGTGGTTAGCATTACTTccattattaaaatataatttggaGTGTTTCCTCTCATAGCGTACATTTCATAATGGGAAACCTTGTTTGCTATACTAAACACTTTCCAGAAGCGGGTTAATCATTTGATTGTATAAATATTACGGGTACACCTTTACTGCTAAAGTGATCAGATATTATGTCCTGTTATTCTTAAGTGTCTAATGTCAATGGGGAATGTATAAGGGTTATCAGTGAAATAGTATTCATAATAgcctattttttattaatttcaaaTGTCTATTCTCTGCAGACAAATAGATTAAACACCTGTAGCTCAATTCTTTCACAGAATACTGCTATGTGTAAAATATTGTTtaagccattttttttttttttttagattagattcaactttattgtcattgcgcagggtacaagtactgaggcaacgaaatgcagtttaacatccaaccagaagtgcaaaatagcaaaaaagtgcagagtatgtgcataaaGTGtagaaatagttatgcaatatgaacagtaagaaatggatatacaataacagtgcaaatgcagggatgaagctgttcctgaacctgctggtccgggaacggagcaccctgtagcgcctcccagaggggaggagggcaaacagtctgtggctggggtgagagctgtccttttcgatgctgcgtgccctccgcagacatctcttgctctggacagcctcaatggtggggagggaggaaccggtgatgcgttgggcagttttcaccaccctctgccgtgatttacggtccgcgacagaggagctgccataccatactgagatgcagtttgtagggatgctctctatggtacagcggtagaaattctctagaatctgaggagacagatgggccttcttcagtctcctcaggaagaagagacgctggtgtgctttctttaccagggatgaggtgttgagggtccaagagaggtcctcattCTCAGCTATAAGTAATTGTTTGatattattttgaaagaaagacATTTATGGGACAATAACTTGCTGACAAAACTAATAAAAGCAGTCAACCACAATATTTGAGAAAATGGTTGGATCGCTCCACTCACTTAAAAGGGGGTTTAGTTGCTTATCAGCTCCAATATTATAAAGAGACCTTTTTGAAATAACCTATGTAGTTAAATGATGTTGTAGCAGGTGGGATGCCCACATGGGgtggagtttgtgtgtgagtcttTTGGAATAGCTGCAGCAAAACACAGGTCTATGTGACTACagtggtttgtctgagagaaaatgTGAGTTTCGTGGCTCACAGTACATTTACATAAAGGACTTTGATGTTTGAGCTATTTACAGTCTAGTAAGTTAATGTGTATTGTGTTACTTGTCATGTCTATGGGTAGTCTGATATTTACTCCCTATGTATGGCATTTTGTGTAAGGATGTAGTGCATGTTACATATCTTCCGTTTAGGTAAAAGTAGCATCCCCTGCCCTCTCACCTTTCCATCTATACAGCCTGAGGGCCTAATGTGGCTCAGGAGGTAAAGTGAGTATTTCACTGCCGCGAAAATGAACCATTCGATTCCAGGCTTCATCAGTCCGCTTATACGTTTGTCCATTTTTAAGATTCTGAATCCCAAATTGCTACCCAAGACTGTGCCATCAacttaaatgtgtgtttatatccTGATGGGGAGGTTTGACCTCCTTGATGCCATCTTTTAGTCTTAGTCTGGCAACGCTGTATGTTTCCCTGTCACCTTACCAAAAGTCATCTGTTATCCAGGTCTTTTTGATTGGAGAGTGAATTTATGGCCTTGTGATGACCACATTATCCACACATTCACTGTTGATACAGTATAAGACGTCACTTACGTATTCCTCCAGATTGATGTCATTCTCCTGGGTGGCAGCATCCCTGAACatgtctgtactttttaaacaatTGTGTGGAGCAGTTATAGCTTAATCTGTTATGGTGTCAGTGTGCTTGTCAATAGAAGCAAAGTGATGCCAACTGTTTGTGCAAACACTTCGTAGTTCCTCAAAGTTGGGATGAGCAAGCACTTGCCAAGAAAAGCAAACTGCCGTGACAAGAAGGGCAGTCTTTCGAAACGTTGAAAGGGTACAGATCAAATGCAAAAGAGGTGGACCAAGACTTGTTCAACTGCCcttacaaaaatgtattaatctgTCCAAAAACGTCAAGTGTTGCGTGCCGGCTGTACTTCCTTCTCTTTGTGGGCGTTACCGTCATCACATCTCTCCGTAAAGACTTCAATCTTTCAATTTCATTACTTCTGCCACGGATTCAACTTTGACCAACTGGACAATTTTCAGAAAGGTATTTTTCTTATATTTCTACATTGttatatttaaaaggaaatatcaCACAAAAATGAACTGATTTGGGGTATTAAGACCTCTTAACTTTGATTCATAGAGCTTGGTGTTAATGACGatttatgaataaaaaggtagtcaaaaaaagcttttgttcATCTGTGATCTATGCCCATATGTTGACTTTTCTGCAGCAACGACGTGTCATTTTggtagaataaataaatgaataacactTACAGTAAAAGAGGTTCAGAAGCAGTTACAAAGATAACGGTTATTGGATTAAACGTCTTATGACCAAAGAGAGGaattgttgtatttttgaaaTG
This genomic stretch from Gasterosteus aculeatus chromosome 20, fGasAcu3.hap1.1, whole genome shotgun sequence harbors:
- the fpr1 gene encoding chemerin-like receptor 1 isoform X2; the encoded protein is MELERFCKEEWEKLPRNSCKTTMMELMTAAPFYHLNTSDATGRNISLYEDDDEYDYKDEHAELRQSLNIMSLIVYCLAFVLGVLGNGVVIWVTGFKMKKTVNTVWFLNLAVADFLFTAFLPLSVTYTALDFHWPFGKFMCKLNTTISFLNLYASVYILVVISVDRCVSVVWPVWAQNYRSVRKASFVSLGVWVVALILSTPYFIFRDTGPSYNDNDVINCFNNFALSDDYENESVIQLRLFRHKAMTITRFLLGFVVPFTVIVSCYAVIIHHIRRNRTLASHSRRSFKIIAAVITAFFLCWAPYHIMVLIELVNHMEDHASEILGHVITIGVPIATSLAFLNSCLNPLLYVFMGQDFKDKVRKSILNVLETAFQEEVSRSYTYTNSMVTSRSKEKSVSDAEV
- the fpr1 gene encoding chemerin-like receptor 1 isoform X1, encoding MSDVTYLRSHGHRRVRLRCYFSSGHILAGRALIESCKTTMMELMTAAPFYHLNTSDATGRNISLYEDDDEYDYKDEHAELRQSLNIMSLIVYCLAFVLGVLGNGVVIWVTGFKMKKTVNTVWFLNLAVADFLFTAFLPLSVTYTALDFHWPFGKFMCKLNTTISFLNLYASVYILVVISVDRCVSVVWPVWAQNYRSVRKASFVSLGVWVVALILSTPYFIFRDTGPSYNDNDVINCFNNFALSDDYENESVIQLRLFRHKAMTITRFLLGFVVPFTVIVSCYAVIIHHIRRNRTLASHSRRSFKIIAAVITAFFLCWAPYHIMVLIELVNHMEDHASEILGHVITIGVPIATSLAFLNSCLNPLLYVFMGQDFKDKVRKSILNVLETAFQEEVSRSYTYTNSMVTSRSKEKSVSDAEV
- the fpr1 gene encoding chemerin-like receptor 1 isoform X3, whose translation is MMELMTAAPFYHLNTSDATGRNISLYEDDDEYDYKDEHAELRQSLNIMSLIVYCLAFVLGVLGNGVVIWVTGFKMKKTVNTVWFLNLAVADFLFTAFLPLSVTYTALDFHWPFGKFMCKLNTTISFLNLYASVYILVVISVDRCVSVVWPVWAQNYRSVRKASFVSLGVWVVALILSTPYFIFRDTGPSYNDNDVINCFNNFALSDDYENESVIQLRLFRHKAMTITRFLLGFVVPFTVIVSCYAVIIHHIRRNRTLASHSRRSFKIIAAVITAFFLCWAPYHIMVLIELVNHMEDHASEILGHVITIGVPIATSLAFLNSCLNPLLYVFMGQDFKDKVRKSILNVLETAFQEEVSRSYTYTNSMVTSRSKEKSVSDAEV